In Clarias gariepinus isolate MV-2021 ecotype Netherlands chromosome 9, CGAR_prim_01v2, whole genome shotgun sequence, a single window of DNA contains:
- the asb13b gene encoding ankyrin repeat and SOCS box protein 13, whose translation MDIHTRPTLFSEIAHGLGFWTDRSAVHEAAAQGRAAELQQLIKNGAMVNIVAVDSITPLHEACIQGQTQCVQLLLEAGAHVDARNIDGSTPLCDACAAGNIECVKLLLEYGATVNPPLFTFSPLHEACMGGNPECVRLMIAEGARMEAHDCHFGTPLHVACARQHLDCAKVLLNAGANVNAAKIHETALHHAAKANNLEMIELLVEFGGNVFARDNLGKKPIHYTSAGSAAAVCLKFYETEPLSLQQISRVALRSTLGKRALEAVPHLGLPTRMICYLTYTPTPPPELLTSAQAELINKTTNYSGTPETEGIPHN comes from the exons CACATGGCCTGGGCTTTTGGACCGACAGATCAGCGGTGCACGAAGCAGCAGCTCAGGGACGAGCGGCAGAACTTCAgcagctcattaaaaatggagCAATGGTCAACATTGTGGCTGTAGACTCCATAACTCCACTGCACGAGGCTTGTATTCAAGGCCAAACACAGTGTGTTCAGCTGCTACTGGAGGCTGGAGCCCAT GTGGACGCCCGTAACATAGACGGGAGCACACCGTTATGTGATGCTTGTGCAGCTGGTAACATAGAGTGCGTGAAGCTGCTGCTGGAGTACGGAGCCACGGTTAACCCTCCTCTCTTTACGTTTTCTCCCCTTCATGAGGCCTGTATGGGGG gTAACCCCGAGTGTGTGCGGTTAATGATAGCCGAGGGAGCGCGCATGGAGGCTCACGACTGTCACTTTGGTACTCCTCTTCACGTGGCTTGTGCCAGACAGCATCTTGACTGTGCCAAGGTTCTACTAAATGCAG GTGCGAATGTAAATGCTGCAAAGATTCATGAGACGGCCCTCCACCACGCTGCTAAAGCAAACAATCTGGAAATGATCGAGCTGTTGGTGGAGTTTGGGGGTAACGTCTTTGCCAGGGATAACCTCGGGAAAAAGCCAATCCATTACACCAGCGCTGGCTCGGCTGCGGCGGTCTGCCTCAAGTTCTATGAAA ctgaaCCGCTTAGTCTTCAGCAGATAAGCAGGGTAGCACTCAGGAGTACGCTGGGGAAACGAGCGCTGGAGGCCGTGCCACATCTGGGTTTGCCCACTCGTATGATCTGCTACCTCACGTACACGCCCACTCCGCCTCCCGAGCTCCTGACCAGCGCACAAGCCGAGCTGATCAACAAGACGACCAATTACTCCGGCACACCCGAAACAGAGGGGATTCCACACAATTGA